TCAGCCTGCCAAACACAATGTGCAGGAAAAAATAAGCAATAGCATACATGGTAAAAGGCTTTATCAGCCAATTAGTCACGGTGGTAATGGTAAGGCCCCTGGGCTTTTTGGTAGCATTTAAAATACTGGCAAAGTCAATCTTTAACATCATGGGATAAATCATCAGCCATATAAGGATAGCTACCGGTATAGACACATTGGCATATTCAAAACGGCTTAGGGTCTGGGGAACTGAAGGCAGAAACCTGCCTATGGCTACTCCCGCAGCGATGCATAAAGCCACCCAAAGGGTTAGAAATTTTTCAAATAAAGGCAAACCTGTTTTTTTCTCCATGGTTTAAACTCCCCAGCAAGTTATTTTACCAATACGCCTTCTATCTCCTGTACAGACGGGGTCCTTCCTGAAAATACAACTTCACCATCTATGGCCAGGGCAGGGGTAGCCAATACCCCAAAATCCACTATCTGGTTTATATCGGTAACCTTTTCCACTTCCGCCTGAATGCCCAAATTGGTCAATGCTTCCATGGCATTGAGTTCAGTTTGTTTGCACTTGGGGCAACCTGTTCCTAAAATTTGTACTTTCATTTATATCTCCTCCTTTAACTTTTAACCAAAAAAATGCCCAAAAAACATGCCTATAAAAGTAGACATGCCCACTACCAAAAATACATATGTAAGTGTTTTTTTAAATCCCATGATCCTGCCTATGACTATCATATTGGGCAGGGAAAGGGAAGGCCCTGCCAGCAGTAAAGTAAGTGCCGGCCCCTTGCCCATACCCAGGTCCATCAAAGCCTTTATTATGGGGACCTCGGTAAGGGTAGAAAAATACATCAGGGCCCCAAATATTGAAGCTAAAAAATTAGACCGCAGGCTGTTGCCTCCCACCCAGGTCTCCACCACACTCTGGGGCAAAAAGTATTTTATTACCCCGGCAATAAATACCCCTGCCAGCAGTATGGGAAAAATCTGCCAGGCCAGCTTTCCGGTTTCCTTTAGCCAATCCTTTATCTCATTTTTTTTAAACCCTACTATTAATATCACTATGAGTACTGCCAGGGATACCCCGGCATATATCCACATCTGGGCTGCCCCAAAAATTAAGATACCCAGCAGGGACAGGAAAAATATTATACCTATATATTTGGGTTTGGGATGCTCGCTTTGCCCCGCAGCCGCTACAAAATTGCCCTGGTCCTGGAATCTTCTCTCATCCCTGGCCCATATAACCGACATAAGGAGCCCTATAACTATTGAAAACAACACTGCCCCTATGCCCCTGGCTATGCCCAGGTCATACCCCAGGAGCCTGGCCGTATACACTATGGCCAAAATATTTATGGCCGGCCCTGAATACAGAAAAGCAATAGCCGGACCCAAGCCGGCCCCCCTCTTCCTTATTCCTGCAAACAGGGGAAGTATGGTGCAGGAGCATACCGCCAGTATGGCTCCGGAAACAGAAGCCACACTATAGGACAGCCATTTTTTAGCCTTGGCTCCAAAGTATTTTAGTATTGCACCCTTGGATACAAATACGGCAATAGCGCCAGCAATAAAGAAGGCCGGTACCAAACAGGTCAGTACATGGGCAGACAAATACTCCAACAAGCCGGCCCAACCGCTTCTAACTGCTTCCAAAAAAATTATCATTAGCAGCCTTCCTCCCTAACAAACTTTTTTATATGTTCCTCAATATTGTCCCTGGCTGTTCTAAAATCTATTTTCCTCCTGTCCTGGGAGTATATGCCCCGGTCCGGGTCTTCTATGCTCCAATGCTTGTATTTGCCTTTACCGGGAAAAACAGGGCAAGCTTCTTTAGCGTGGTCACAAACAGTTATGATGTAATCAAACTCCACCTCTACGAATTCCCCTACGCTTTTAGAGCTTTGCCCCGAGATATCAATATCCTTTTCTGCCATAACTTCTATGGCTAAAGGGTTTACCCTGGTAGGGTTTATTCCCGCGCTTTCCACCTGCCAGTGGGGACAGTAATATTTTAAAAACCCTTCTGCCATCTGGCTCCGGCAGGAATTACCTGTACAAAGAATCAAAACTTTTTTCTTTTTCATAACTGTGCTATCCTTTGCAAATACTGTGCCGGTTAATTTCTGAAATCCTCTTCAGATCCCTCTGCAGCTCCCTATCCTTGCCAATCGAATCATAAATCTGCCCTATAATATTTTTGAT
This genomic stretch from Actinomycetota bacterium harbors:
- a CDS encoding thioredoxin family protein, which produces MKVQILGTGCPKCKQTELNAMEALTNLGIQAEVEKVTDINQIVDFGVLATPALAIDGEVVFSGRTPSVQEIEGVLVK
- a CDS encoding permease; the protein is MIIFLEAVRSGWAGLLEYLSAHVLTCLVPAFFIAGAIAVFVSKGAILKYFGAKAKKWLSYSVASVSGAILAVCSCTILPLFAGIRKRGAGLGPAIAFLYSGPAINILAIVYTARLLGYDLGIARGIGAVLFSIVIGLLMSVIWARDERRFQDQGNFVAAAGQSEHPKPKYIGIIFFLSLLGILIFGAAQMWIYAGVSLAVLIVILIVGFKKNEIKDWLKETGKLAWQIFPILLAGVFIAGVIKYFLPQSVVETWVGGNSLRSNFLASIFGALMYFSTLTEVPIIKALMDLGMGKGPALTLLLAGPSLSLPNMIVIGRIMGFKKTLTYVFLVVGMSTFIGMFFGHFFG
- a CDS encoding arsenate reductase ArsC; its protein translation is MKKKKVLILCTGNSCRSQMAEGFLKYYCPHWQVESAGINPTRVNPLAIEVMAEKDIDISGQSSKSVGEFVEVEFDYIITVCDHAKEACPVFPGKGKYKHWSIEDPDRGIYSQDRRKIDFRTARDNIEEHIKKFVREEGC